From Polaromonas hydrogenivorans, one genomic window encodes:
- a CDS encoding type II toxin-antitoxin system RelE/ParE family toxin, whose protein sequence is MPLAILTTPSFARIAKKLHAKEKKILDQAVRNVADDPTIGEEKKGDLSGVFVYKFKLNNQETLLAYSLNPDKRAPDEVVLLAVGPHENFYSQLKRAS, encoded by the coding sequence ATGCCATTGGCCATTCTCACGACACCGTCGTTTGCCCGCATCGCGAAGAAGCTTCACGCAAAAGAAAAGAAGATATTGGACCAGGCGGTCAGGAATGTTGCCGATGATCCGACGATTGGCGAAGAAAAAAAAGGTGACCTGTCGGGGGTTTTTGTCTATAAATTCAAACTCAACAATCAAGAAACGTTGCTGGCGTACAGCTTGAATCCTGACAAGCGGGCACCTGACGAAGTGGTGTTGCTCGCTGTGGGGCCGCACGAAAACTTCTACTCGCAACTCAAGCGAGCGAGTTGA
- a CDS encoding TA system antitoxin ParD family protein, producing the protein MAVALKLSDELVQDAKAVAAAEHRSVPKQIEYWARIGKAVLENPELPLRLIQDTMLSLEEAKAGRVSAYTFG; encoded by the coding sequence ATGGCTGTTGCTTTGAAATTGTCGGATGAATTGGTGCAGGACGCAAAAGCCGTTGCGGCGGCCGAACACCGCTCTGTGCCCAAGCAAATCGAGTATTGGGCACGTATTGGGAAGGCCGTTTTGGAAAACCCGGAACTCCCGCTGCGATTGATTCAGGACACGATGCTGTCGCTTGAGGAGGCCAAAGCGGGCCGGGTTTCAGCGTACACATTCGGTTAG